Within the Malus sylvestris chromosome 4, drMalSylv7.2, whole genome shotgun sequence genome, the region catattccttggactttatcgtttaagcatataacatttatatgagacggctcaaacaataatctttgccctttatatgtaaactagattagtttaacatgtgaaatgtccgtaaagtatcatcatatgattggctttagagcacatttccaacactaaatcccacttgagagtatccaatcataaaacaactcggtgtgcaatgcgccgagctcagtaaactgtaacacctcacttcgccgagaaggctaatgagatgacctcaatcaataaggatttgaaaatccttctcaaccgagacttggataggtaaccaaccgtcctcgccgcagtgttgttgatgccaacggaagatgctgcgagatcggccgATTCTACgacgacagagctatctatgccgacttaagatatcaccggttgctttcatagtgttgttgatgccaacggaagatgtgtcagcgaaaagagaaaataaaaaatctcaaagttgttgagagagtttgcgcatggcagttgtgtgttgaattggaggtcctTTTCTCGTTGCCATTGCCTCTATATTTATAGGACTGAAGTACTTGCTTGGCACGGCTTAATAATTAAGTAGAGTTCATCTGCAACTCAAACTAGTACAGCTAATCCGTGCCATAGACTAAGGCCTATCCCCTTTTTAGGCTTGATATCACGTCACCACAAATAAACAAGTTTATCTCCATAAAATAAACAAGTTTATATCCATGCAATCACTTCACCAATCAAATCCATCATGTATGTTTCCCCCATGAAGACCACATGCCTGCATGACAATTCCTTCATCAGCTTAAACTCTGAAAAGCAATTGATAAAATTCACCACCATATCCCAAGACAAAGCCACGTGCTTCAACCTTGTCCATAAATTCAAAGTCCATTCGAATTGTACCACCCACATCCATATTAAGAATAGAACTTAGGCTTTGAGAATAATTTGCCACGCAGGAGATTGCATGCACTTGATCTCATgaatattaaattcatttttaattatcaCCATATAGATAATAACCTGTTCAGACTTCAATCCCATTAGTAGCTCCCAAGTGACATCATAATATCATCATGTTCTGCATACTTCATTATCTGAAGCTGTGTGTATTTATCTCAAATAAGAAAAGTGTCAAGATAATTCATTattaaagataattattatgattaaaaatcataatattatcctaACAACAAAATTATCCTAACTTTTCTATCTGACGGTGTGGAGCTATGCTTACTCAACGGCCTCGATTACTTGGGCCAATgatgtaaaatcgggtccaaacaataTCATATGACAGTTTGTCAATATTTAACATATATGTCGAAATATCAACGAAATTTGTCGATTTTAGTTGAAAAGAGTTTTTCCGATAGGGATGAAGTCTCCatatttttttctgttttttatgATATTTCCACTGAAATATCGACCATATCGAGAAAATTTCAAAGGCTGCTTACTAGTCATTCTTAGTGTTACAAATGttttagttttcattaattttaaattgttaaatttgattttctattttctatatcagattttttatttgaattttaaaattgttaaatttaaaagcaaagcaaaactAAAAAATCACGAAGATAAATTAAGTTAAATAAGATTCAAAGCAGCGATGCCAAAAACTTtatattaaagaaaaattacacaaaaaattatttatattttttttattggagcTTTTATTTGCACTCATAAAAGTCAGCCTTCactcattcaattaatcttccCTTATAACAAACAATAATGAAAGTGGGATGCTAGGTATGAGTTACTTTGCGGggtaaaatgtaaaaaaaattgtacatatTGTTGTACAACTTTTCCCTTCGATAACTATATGTACGTATAAAGCTCATTTGGTGTATGAAATTGGCATACGATAGATCACTTGTAATATTGAAGGTGTGGTTGAATGGTTTCTCATTTTAAAAGGATCGGAATAGGATTAAGATGCGAAGTAAACTGATCTCTTTAAATCCTTTCATTTTGGGAGGATTGAAATTGATAAGTTTTTGACTGAGCAATCTGTCATATCGTTTGACCCGTATGAAGACCGAACCCCATCTTAAATGCTAGCAATTTCAATTGAACAAAGGATTTTcagtaaaagaagaaaaagtgaaCCACCATTTCTCTTATTTCTTTAACGTTACAAAGGATTACAATTCTTCCAAGTTACACAAACACCCCCCCGCTGTCTCTACAAAAGCTGCCCTGGCTGGTAAAAGCTGGGATGCTGATTCTCCTCTCTGTACAAAACCCTATCAACTGAAGACCATGCTGTAAAACTGTAAAACAATGGTTCAAAGTAACTACCCGACGACAAGCGAAAAAACAAACTCACATCCTGCGCCTAGTTTCTCAGAGACCGATTAGTTTCGGCTATTGACAAGGACCCTATAATCAATTGTTTCCCCTAAAATCGTTTCGTTGAAACAAACAGTTTCAGGAACTCCTAGACCATGAATTCCATTAGTAGGGGACAAGGAAAAGTCCTTTTGCTTCTTTTGGAGCGACTCGTAGGGAACACTGGAAAAGGACTGCCAGACATCATCACAAGACAGGTCCGTCCAACCCGACCACACTGGTAAGTCTTGTGAGAATGAAAATCAAGATCATGAACCCGGGAAAaattcattctgacattgatgCTCCAGAAGGGTAATCATAGGCGGTACGAAAGCGAAGTCCGGATCCAATATGTCCCGATGTGGGGAATGCCCAACTGCAGATATTTGGTCCCAGTACCTACAGCAGTCAAATATGATTTGAATGTAATCGATttgtaaaataaagtaaaaatcaCAATCTACCATAAGACCGAAAGGTAGATTCAGATTGCACCGTTGGTGCTTCAATTTGGATTGGTCACACTTCTGGCCTTGTAGACAATCATTCTAGTTTCTAGCTTTTAGGTTGAACAGAGCAGAGAAGCTCTATAGGCTAAATACAATCCGAGTTGCCACTAGAGAAGCTAAAACTTTAAACCACGAAAACAACATTAATGAAGAGTTTACATAGTTTTAACCACCAAATAAAAGTGGGAGGGAAAATACCGTCGTCAAATTTTCATAGGCACCACGATCATATGGATGGGAATATATTTGCCCTCCTTTCTCTGCAAGCCACATACCTCTCACTCCTTCATGGTACTGccagaaagaaggaaaaagaagtgCTATGAAATAGCGGTCCAGATATCTAAATCAGATTTGCCGCCAAAAAAAGAACAATAATATACAACTTGTTAATTCCTAATAACCTCAATTGTGGTCTTGTTTTGCAAAGTGAGGTAGATATGCCAACCTAAAAGAACACTCAGCGCCACACATAAGGGAACTAGCAACAGCCCAGAAATGACCTGAAActtgaaaagagaaaaatgataAGCAAGCTGTCTTGTATCCAAGTATCAAACATAAACCCAACACTTAACCTTACATATGCAGTTTGAAAAGAGTCTCCAGTTTCCTGGTCTTCTTTTTCGGGATCATAAGTTAGGCTACCGACAAGCAAAACCTGAAAGTTTAACCGCAGATCCAATGTTAAACAGGATGaaataaataaaggaaaagaaagaaaattatatcTTAAGTGTTGACCATCTTTTCACTACAAAGAGAGTCACCTTCTATGGCTACAAAACTAATGTATGATCAAAAGGAAACAGGCATATTTTCTACATGAAGAAAGGAACAAAATTCCCAGCGGTCGATGCATACAATTACAGCAGTCAGGAAAAAAATGCCAATGTCCAATTGGGTTTAGTAACTCaataacttaccagggaatagaGGCATGCTATTACAGCATACACAACAAAGATGAAAAAGACCTTATAGTTTGCATGGCCAACGCAGTTATTAATCCATATGCAATGATGATCCTTTACAACCAAGAGGCAGCACGTTAACACATTATCCAGGAAATACAAGGCGTCAAAGAATAAGATGGATAAAGCATACCATGCGCAAAACACATCTTTTGCATACACGACAATGATGTGCACGAGCTGGCTTATAGTGAGAACACTTTTGGCAATATCTTAAATCCCCTCCCTGCAAAATCATTCACCCAACAATTATCTAAAACACAAAGACTCCCACTTTCTATAATATATACTGCAGCCTGCTCCAAGTAAAGAGCCATTGCATCTAcgtttatttctcttttttaaaTAACAATATTAAAAATAACTTTGGATAGCCAATTCagatgaaacctttatcaaacaaaatagaaagaagGCAATATACTAACATTCCCAGTTTCTTTCCACATGATACAGAACGTAACTTATAAATCTAAAGGAGTGAAATGCAAGAACAGTAAGCTCTTATCAAAACATTTAAtaatattgttttagaaacacTTCAAAAGCTCAATGTCAGGGGGAATAAAACTCAACCATCCACTTATTGTGTTCTAATTGATTCTTAATTGTGGTGCCCTTCTTTCATTGCAAGGCAAGAAGTGTGTTTCTAAAATATTAGGTTTTGTTAGGATTTTGGCTTGTCAAAGTTAATGTCCTATTGCCAGATACATCAAAGAGCAAGACCCAGAGGGAATCAGAATTATAACAAGTTTGATGTCTTTTTCTCTCAAGTATAATCTTATCAAGAGTTTGTATGTGAAAAGCCTTTTACAAAAGAAAGATATTAACCCAGGGCCTACCTCCTCCTCAACCCACCCCATCCTATGTCATCTTAGCTAATGCCTAAGAATTACTGATCGTAAGAATACAATCAGGCACAAGTACATGTGGCAACATAACAATGCTCTAGCTTTAAAACAGCATAATATCCagaataaaataacaattaagTTTGGACGTTTCGTTCACCCAATAGGGAGATCACACCAAACATCTTGACGTCCAGTAATGCTATTTCTACCTATGAGAATTGGCATTTTATGCAACAAACTGCaggttaaaattaaaaaatgaaccTTGGTGGATAAATCGGTTAGAGTTTCCAGATATAGATTTTCCATTTGATGCATGCACATCTATACAAAGATCACACCCCATGAGTATCAGTGCTCGAGCATACTGGGAAACATGTAAGTAAAGGAAAGTTGGCATTTTCTGCAAAAACTGACTGATTAGGTGATGCCGCTAAGTTTGAATAACAAAATCTGGGAGGTCTGGATTTAGAGAGGCGGTTAGTTTTCCAAATATAGATTTGCCATTGCTTTCGGTGCGGTACACAAAGATCATAGCCTGCAAGTATCAGCATTGGGGCATACCGACAAACACGAGTTGGCCCCACTCAATCATGTGAGAACATTGTTTAGTTGTGAGGGCTACTGAACATTATGATACAAGAGGAATGGTAGATGAAAAAGGGCGTGAGGGCTACTGAACATTATGATACAAGACGAATGGTAGATGAAAAAGGGCAAGCAAACCCTATTGGATTGGTTCTGGTTCCGGCTTACTTAACATTGTAGATTGATATAGGAGACCTAAGATCACGACATGCAATCGTAATCTTGTTTCTGAACTTTcctttttgaaaataaaaactgaggTTAGACAATGCCATTCAAAGATAGTAGAAACAACAAGTATTGGAAGTTGGAACCACATGTCCATCTCAGCTTAGCAATTATTAAAAGCACAGCTTTCACTAATATATGGAAATGCATTATAATTAATGACACTTCTATATAATTGCAATGACAATAGAAACCATGACATCGATTTACTGCAAAACACAAAGGGTGACTCAAAGCATGGAGCGTACACGCCAAGTTATCTACTTGCTCATTATCTACAAGTTCCTTGGCGTATTGGGCAGCTTCATTACAAGTTTAAAAGATCAGACATTTTTACTGTTTCAGGAACAACGGTTCATTCACTGTATATCAAAATTATATCTTTCCTTTTAAATCCATCCTAATTGTTATGATTCTTTTGCAAAAACAAAACTATGTAAGCAATTGTTACAAAGTTTTACTAAATCAGGATCAAAGTGACTCCATGACGTTACACGAATAGTAATACTACGAAGATGTTATTTTTCTAATTCCCCGACAACTCGAAATCAGCTCAGCTAAATTAAGCACCAATGCACCTCCTATAAGCTCTTATATCATTATCTCCTCCATAGTTTCTACAATGTCTAACAAGTTAATCCAAACTAAAGCACCCTGCTTTCGATTTTCCGGCCAAAGAAATAAAGCCCTCTAATTTCCCAAAACATATTATTAACATAATCAAAATCAATTTACAATTTCACAATATATGCAAGAAAATTGGCTTCACCAatcggtggctaatctaacatctaatctaacaaagtttgacaaaaaaaaaatcataaaattccAATTTTACAGAAATTATTGAAATGAGCAAGAGAAATCGATTCTACATAAGACGACACAGCTTTGAGATAGAAAACAGCACGAATTCGATACCTTGCGCTTGATCTCGTGCGTAGGGTTACCCGAATCTTCGACGTCGGGCATGTACGTGGAGGGAACCCGACCCGGATCCCTGAAGACGGAAGCCGAGTAATTGAAGACGCACATGACGGCCACGCCGGTGAAAACGACGGCGTTCATCAAACCCGGCGACGACATGAGACCGAACCAACGGTCTATGAAAATGAAGACCGTGGAGAAGTAAATGTATGCGATTGCCAAAACGACAACGGTTACGGGCAGGGAGAAGCCGAGGCTTCGCGTCATTGTGTCTGGAATATTCTCCGGCGGTGGCGGACGGCCTGGAGGAGGCACCGGCGTCAAAACGACGGCGTCTCCCGCGGGTTGGGTGTCGTCTTCAGCTGGCAGAATGCGAGGATTTGGAGGTTGGTGAGTCGGTGACCGAGTTTGCAAAATCAAAGATGGTGCCGCCGGTCGTTTCTGATTTAAGGTATTACCCTtcatattttatatttcttaCATATAAGTCCTCGATTAATATATCATTGGATCATTGatcaattgtttttcttttttaggtAAATAAATGCTTTGttaaacaagcaaacaaacacaaaaggGCCCACACTAACAAACAAGGAAACCATACCAGACCACAAATTGGGTAATTAAGCAACAAATAGACTATTACCCAACCAACAATCTAAGGTTTTACAAAACTCCACTAAACCATACCAAACAGTAAGTGAGGTGCTAATAAGAAAAATCTGCTTTTGTTtgtgaaataataaaaacagGTGACAGTATGACTGTTAAACTAAATAAATTTTtcaatagtaaccttgtcttgcGTAGTACTAATGTTTGTGCAAAAATGTTGATACTCAATACACAAATGACGTTTTATCGCAGTGGCAGAAAGTAATCATGCATATGCGTCCTTGTGTGGATTCGATCCGCATTCATTTTCGTTCTTCCTAACAACTAACAATTCATTAATGCtatagtttgttaaaaaaatcaaaacattgCTTTGATCGAGTTTTACAATCGATCGCTCACACGCGCGGAGTGATTTCTGACCGTATATATTTGGAAGTCCCATATGAAGTTCCGATtggttttaattaaaaaatatttgtagGAGATGCATGAACGAAGTGTAAACTTGAGCTGGAAAGCATTCCAAAGTTCATGATTGAGACAAATACTGcttaaaaagaaaaggagataTTCTATTACATTTCGATATTACAATAATTGAATGGCCTTACAAGtcaaaaaccaaacccaaatcctTCCCAGGAAAGGAAACTACTCCTAAACCATAACCCTTTTCCACTAATCCCCTTTTTCTGGGGAGCAAATGGACAAAAAGAATGAAATGGAAACACAAGAAATCTATGAGCAAAGCGTGAAACTAACACTTGGGAAGATCGGACGGTGGAGGAGGAAGCTTTTGGTTGCGTCTCTTTCCATCCAAGACCACCCAAGCCATCTTCAAGCCCCAGCTGGTGTGCACTTCTAGGTGGCAATGCATGAACCAAACACCTATTTTGCATATCATCACGTACAAGAGAAGAAACAAATCAGATTGCTTAACCCTAATTCCATGCCAAATTTCTCACCAAGACTAAAGATATTTGGTAACAAATGTTAAACCTTTATGAATCAAGTGACCAACTTGATTAACCTTGTCAacaaataaacaagaaaaaaatccGAAGAAAAGTGTGGGCTATGATGATATTGtgtcaattttatattaatgagGATTTACTGTGTTTGCTCGATATTTATAATCTAACAACGTAGCGTGTTGGTGAATCGATAGAAAAAGATTACGATATAAGCATTTACCTGGATTATCGGCGAGGAATCGAATGGCAACCCAGCCACCAGAAGGCACACCAACGGTGTTCCTCTCAGCAGGGTCAACAAGGTTGTACTTTTTAGGGTCATTTTTGGGATCAAAGTTCCCAGAACCCAAACCCagcacaaaaaaattaaacccATGGAGGTGAAGTGGGTGGCTCTCCGCCCCAATAATGCTAGTGTCCTGCAAAACAACCTCTACAGTAGTGTTGAAAGGCAGCACCACCACCTTAGTTCCACTGCTCACGGCAATGTTGCTGGGTGGACTGCCTGTGTAGTTGAACTTGAATGCTGGGTTTGCAGGGAAATCTGTGGTGTACACACCTTTTGATTGGTTGAAGAAATGAGCTTGCAGAAGAGCTGTATTGGGTTGGACAAATGTCACGTTGTTAATGGCTGCTGCTAACCTAGTATTATTTGGTCCTTGGCATGCCTGATTTTTTGAGCATGGGAGAACTCCAAGCCCTACAGTGAAGAAGAAGTGCTTTTGAACAGTTTTCGGAACATTTGCTGCCGGGAATTTGGGATTGGCTAGGCTGAGAATTTTCTTGTTGTATTTCATGGAAAACAATGTGTCATTGAGCCTTGGAAGGACTGGTGTGAAAAGCTgctttttcttgttcttgttgttgGTTGAGGAAGAAGCAACTTCGTATTCTAGTAATCCTGTGGTTGTGGAGTTGTCAAAAGCAGCTGGGCCGGACACATAAGGCCGAGCTGCCATGACAAATTTGGCATTTGGGGACTTAGATTTGGTCCTCAGAAGCACATTTGTGGTCTGTCCTGGTGTGATTAAAACTGTTTGGGTTTTGAAAGGCTTCACATAAACTGCATCTGCTTCGACCACAGTGAGGGTGTGATTGGAAATGCTGAAGAAGAGCTCGTCGTTGAGCGCAGCATTGATCAACCGCAGCAGATATGTCCTCCGCGGCTTCACCTTGAGCTTGTATGTATCTAGTTCAAATATATTAAACATTGTTTATTTACAATACATAAAACTAATGCTCTAACTTTGAACTAGGAAATGTTGATTACTTATTAGCCAATACCTTTTGCTGAGCAGTTGTATAAAGGACCTGGAAGACCATTGATGGTATAGGCATCAGAAACATTTGGTCCCAACCCTGTTTGTAAGGCTTGACTGATGACTGTTTCTGTGTCTGCTTTCCACCATTCTCCTGCAATTCAATATAAATTTCAGAAATTCTTTGTGCATGGCGTTAAAGAAGAATGGGCACACATCGATATTGTTGAAAATTTATCGATAACATGTCTAACATGTTTTGCTGCCAACAGTAATATCGACACGTTATCGATAACatcaataataaataacataaatatataCAAAACTAACGTATGCTCCATAGCCCGAG harbors:
- the LOC126620097 gene encoding probable protein S-acyltransferase 16 isoform X4 codes for the protein MKGNTLNQKRPAAPSLILQTRSPTHQPPNPRILPAEDDTQPAGDAVVLTPVPPPGRPPPPENIPDTMTRSLGFSLPVTVVVLAIAYIYFSTVFIFIDRWFGLMSSPGLMNAVVFTGVAVMCVFNYSASVFRDPGRVPSTYMPDVEDSGNPTHEIKRKVLLVGSLTYDPEKEDQETGDSFQTAYFQVISGLLLVPLCVALSVLLGWHIYLTLQNKTTIEYHEGVRGMWLAEKGGQIYSHPYDRGAYENLTTVLGPNICSWAFPTSGHIGSGLRFRTAYDYPSGASMSE
- the LOC126620097 gene encoding probable protein S-acyltransferase 16 isoform X5 encodes the protein MKGNTLNQKRPAAPSLILQTRSPTHQPPNPRILPAEDDTQPAGDAVVLTPVPPPGRPPPPENIPDTMTRSLGFSLPVTVVVLAIAYIYFSTVFIFIDRWFGLMSSPGLMNAVVFTGVAVMCVFNYSASVFRDPGRVPSTYMPDVEDSGNPTHEIKRKVLLVGSLTYDPEKEDQETGDSFQTAYVISGLLLVPLCVALSVLLGWHIYLTLQNKTTIEYHEGVRGMWLAEKGGQIYSHPYDRGAYENLTTVLGPNICSWAFPTSGHIGSGLRFRTAYDYPSGASMSE
- the LOC126620097 gene encoding probable protein S-acyltransferase 16 isoform X2 translates to MKGNTLNQKRPAAPSLILQTRSPTHQPPNPRILPAEDDTQPAGDAVVLTPVPPPGRPPPPENIPDTMTRSLGFSLPVTVVVLAIAYIYFSTVFIFIDRWFGLMSSPGLMNAVVFTGVAVMCVFNYSASVFRDPGRVPSTYMPDVEDSGNPTHEIKRKGGDLRYCQKCSHYKPARAHHCRVCKRCVLRMDHHCIWINNCVGHANYKVFFIFVVYAVIACLYSLVLLVGSLTYDPEKEDQETGDSFQTAYVISGLLLVPLCVALSVLLGWHIYLTLQNKTTIEYHEGVRGMWLAEKGGQIYSHPYDRGAYENLTTVLGPNICSWAFPTSGHIGSGLRFRTAYDYPSGASMSE
- the LOC126620097 gene encoding probable protein S-acyltransferase 16 isoform X1, with product MKGNTLNQKRPAAPSLILQTRSPTHQPPNPRILPAEDDTQPAGDAVVLTPVPPPGRPPPPENIPDTMTRSLGFSLPVTVVVLAIAYIYFSTVFIFIDRWFGLMSSPGLMNAVVFTGVAVMCVFNYSASVFRDPGRVPSTYMPDVEDSGNPTHEIKRKGGDLRYCQKCSHYKPARAHHCRVCKRCVLRMDHHCIWINNCVGHANYKVFFIFVVYAVIACLYSLVLLVGSLTYDPEKEDQETGDSFQTAYFQVISGLLLVPLCVALSVLLGWHIYLTLQNKTTIEYHEGVRGMWLAEKGGQIYSHPYDRGAYENLTTVLGPNICSWAFPTSGHIGSGLRFRTAYDYPSGASMSE
- the LOC126620097 gene encoding probable protein S-acyltransferase 16 isoform X3 codes for the protein MKGNTLNQKRPAAPSLILQTRSPTHQPPNPRILPAEDDTQPAGDAVVLTPVPPPGRPPPPENIPDTMTRSLGFSLPVTVVVLAIAYIYFSTVFIFIDRWFGLMSSPGLMNAVVFTGVAVMCVFNYSASVFRDPGRVPSTYMPDVEDSGNPTHEIKRKGGDLRYCQKCSHYKPARAHHCRVCKRCVLRMDHHCIWINNCVGHANYKVFFIFVVYAVIACLYSLVLLVGSLTYDPEKEDQETGDSFQTAYFQVISGLLLVPLCVALSVLLGWHIYLTLQNKTTIEYHEGVRGMWLAEKGGQIYSHPYDRGAYENLTTF
- the LOC126617796 gene encoding laccase-17-like, coding for MGFNLPSSIAFSMAIFFAVCAFLCMFPEPAFAKHARFTRHYKFNIKLQNVTRLCQTKSIVTVNGQFPGPRIIAREGDRLVIKVVNHVQHNLTLHWHGVRQMRSGWADGPAYITQCPIQTGQSYVYNFTITGQRGTLFWHAHISWLRATVYGPIVILPKRHVPYPFPQPFKEVPIIFGEWWKADTETVISQALQTGLGPNVSDAYTINGLPGPLYNCSAKDTYKLKVKPRRTYLLRLINAALNDELFFSISNHTLTVVEADAVYVKPFKTQTVLITPGQTTNVLLRTKSKSPNAKFVMAARPYVSGPAAFDNSTTTGLLEYEVASSSTNNKNKKKQLFTPVLPRLNDTLFSMKYNKKILSLANPKFPAANVPKTVQKHFFFTVGLGVLPCSKNQACQGPNNTRLAAAINNVTFVQPNTALLQAHFFNQSKGVYTTDFPANPAFKFNYTGSPPSNIAVSSGTKVVVLPFNTTVEVVLQDTSIIGAESHPLHLHGFNFFVLGLGSGNFDPKNDPKKYNLVDPAERNTVGVPSGGWVAIRFLADNPGVWFMHCHLEVHTSWGLKMAWVVLDGKRRNQKLPPPPSDLPKC